Proteins encoded together in one Hymenobacter monticola window:
- the thiS gene encoding sulfur carrier protein ThiS, with amino-acid sequence MVCYVNNSPQETADSQTLTQLLAGLALAEQRGLAVAVNDEVVPRAAWPAHELRAHDRVTIIRATQGG; translated from the coding sequence ATGGTCTGCTACGTAAACAATTCGCCCCAGGAAACCGCCGATTCTCAGACGCTCACCCAACTGCTCGCTGGCCTCGCGCTGGCCGAGCAGCGCGGCCTCGCCGTGGCCGTGAACGACGAGGTGGTGCCCCGCGCCGCCTGGCCCGCCCACGAGCTACGCGCCCACGACCGGGTCACGATTATCCGGGCCACGCAGGGCGGGTAA
- a CDS encoding tetratricopeptide repeat protein has product MMQKTLLFLVLLGASFTSRAQEVDTVRASTLPGPQLAEKAYNAGLASFQAQRYPAALQSFDQAIAAKPDFAAAYTNRAATRFELKDYPQAQADYDQALKLEPGNYAGYFGRARAQEAQNHITEADQDYSEALKAKPDYAPAWYNRGVLRFEKGDYQAAREDFDGALKADPKLAYAYHDRASAQQKLGNFAAAAQDYTQALALQPDLLPALLNRAAAERRTGQLPQALKDYDAYLARKTDNALAYTNRGSARFENKDYAGAIADFGQALQLDPKYAYAWNNRAAALLKQEKYADAASDASQAIKLKPDYAEAYLNRGHAREMLRQADEACQDWRKAAELGLTVGNDYAAAAGCAGEAAE; this is encoded by the coding sequence ATGATGCAAAAGACTCTGCTTTTTCTCGTGTTGCTGGGTGCTTCTTTTACCAGCCGCGCCCAAGAGGTTGATACCGTGCGGGCCAGCACCCTGCCCGGCCCACAGCTGGCCGAAAAAGCCTACAACGCCGGCCTCGCCAGCTTCCAGGCCCAGCGCTACCCGGCTGCGCTGCAAAGCTTCGACCAGGCCATTGCCGCGAAGCCCGATTTTGCGGCTGCCTACACCAACCGCGCCGCTACCCGCTTCGAGTTGAAAGACTACCCGCAGGCCCAGGCCGACTACGACCAGGCCCTGAAGCTAGAGCCCGGCAACTACGCCGGCTACTTCGGCCGCGCCCGTGCCCAGGAGGCCCAGAACCATATCACGGAAGCAGACCAAGACTACTCCGAAGCCCTAAAAGCCAAGCCCGACTACGCCCCTGCCTGGTACAACCGCGGCGTGTTGCGCTTCGAGAAAGGCGACTACCAAGCTGCCCGCGAAGATTTTGATGGCGCCCTCAAAGCCGACCCCAAACTGGCTTACGCTTACCACGACCGCGCCAGCGCCCAGCAGAAGCTCGGCAACTTCGCGGCCGCCGCGCAGGACTATACCCAGGCCCTGGCCCTGCAGCCCGACCTGCTGCCGGCCCTGCTCAACCGCGCCGCCGCCGAGCGCCGCACCGGCCAGCTGCCCCAGGCCCTGAAAGACTACGACGCCTACCTGGCCCGCAAAACCGACAACGCCCTGGCCTACACCAACCGCGGCAGCGCCCGCTTCGAAAACAAGGACTACGCCGGCGCCATCGCCGATTTCGGCCAGGCCCTGCAGCTCGACCCGAAGTACGCCTACGCCTGGAACAACCGCGCCGCCGCCCTGCTCAAGCAGGAAAAATACGCCGACGCCGCCTCCGACGCCAGCCAAGCCATCAAACTGAAACCCGACTACGCCGAGGCCTACCTCAACCGCGGCCACGCCCGCGAAATGCTCCGCCAGGCCGACGAAGCTTGCCAGGACTGGCGCAAAGCCGCCGAACTGGGACTGACGGTAGGCAATGATTACGCGGCCGCGGCCGGCTGTGCGGGCGAGGCGGCGGAGTAA
- a CDS encoding OmpA family protein has protein sequence MPFRLFLLLLLASAALPATAQSVAFTKDNFGDNKDGLREANRELKDGDTEYRADPPRYAAALPHFLAAQQFNPNNAALNVKIGDCYLHAPTKTAALPYLQRAAKLDATADARTHYLLARALHLSGKWREALAEYQQAQPTGSNTRNGDAEAITATDLQRYMQQCRNGQQLAAHPTRVFIDNAGPELNSPDSDYGPVVSADESTILITSRRAGSTGGKKDPEGNGYFEDIYQANWQGKKWSRASNLGTPVNTDDHNATVGLAPDGQRMLVYVGTNGGDLLEANLTGTTWTKPKQLGSRINTKNHETSASYSPDGRWLYFVSDRVEGSLGGSDIYKIDLEGRNQPVNLGTTINTGAGEEGVFMAPDGKTLYFSSEGHNSMGGYDIFKSVFENGKWSKPENLGWPINTPDDDVFFVTSASGRHGYYSSDRPGGLGAKDIYRITFLGPEKPPVLSQEDQLLASRLAPVKQTVLAPAVAVATAQVTILKGTVTDAASQQPLDAAIDLIDNASGQTIATFRSNATSGRYLVSLPSGTNYGIVVRQEGYLFHSENFDLPAGAAYAEVVKDIPLKKLEVGTTIVLRNIFFDTGKATLRPESTAELERLQKLLTETPALKLEMAGHTDDVGEAAMNQDLSQRRAQAVVTYLTQHGIAGARLTAMGYGETRPEVPNTSKGNRQLNRRTEFKVTAK, from the coding sequence ATGCCTTTCCGCCTTTTCCTCCTGCTCCTCCTTGCCTCCGCCGCGCTGCCCGCCACGGCCCAAAGCGTGGCCTTCACCAAAGACAACTTTGGCGACAATAAAGACGGCCTGCGCGAGGCCAACCGCGAGCTGAAAGACGGCGACACCGAGTACCGCGCCGACCCGCCGCGCTACGCCGCTGCACTGCCGCACTTTCTGGCCGCTCAGCAGTTCAACCCCAACAACGCGGCCCTGAACGTGAAAATCGGCGACTGCTACCTGCACGCGCCCACCAAAACCGCCGCCCTCCCCTACCTGCAACGCGCCGCCAAGCTCGATGCCACGGCCGATGCCCGCACGCACTACCTGCTGGCCCGCGCCCTGCACCTGAGCGGCAAGTGGCGCGAGGCCCTGGCCGAATACCAGCAGGCCCAGCCCACCGGCAGCAACACCCGCAACGGCGACGCGGAGGCCATCACGGCCACCGATTTGCAGCGCTACATGCAGCAGTGCCGCAACGGCCAGCAGCTGGCGGCGCACCCCACGCGGGTGTTCATTGATAATGCGGGGCCGGAGCTGAACTCCCCGGATTCGGACTACGGGCCGGTGGTGTCGGCTGATGAATCGACCATTCTCATCACCTCGCGCCGGGCGGGCTCGACGGGCGGCAAGAAGGACCCGGAGGGCAATGGCTATTTTGAGGACATTTACCAGGCCAACTGGCAGGGCAAGAAGTGGAGTCGCGCCAGCAACCTGGGCACCCCCGTGAACACCGACGACCACAACGCTACCGTGGGCCTGGCCCCCGACGGCCAGCGCATGCTGGTATACGTGGGCACCAACGGCGGCGACCTGCTCGAAGCCAACCTCACCGGCACCACCTGGACCAAACCCAAGCAGCTCGGCTCACGCATCAACACCAAGAACCACGAAACCTCGGCTAGCTACTCGCCCGACGGGCGCTGGCTCTACTTCGTGAGCGACCGGGTAGAGGGCAGCCTCGGCGGCTCTGACATTTATAAGATTGACCTAGAAGGCCGCAACCAGCCCGTGAACCTGGGCACGACCATTAACACCGGCGCCGGCGAAGAAGGCGTGTTTATGGCGCCCGATGGCAAGACGCTGTACTTTTCTTCGGAAGGGCACAACTCGATGGGAGGCTACGACATCTTCAAATCGGTATTCGAGAACGGTAAGTGGAGCAAGCCCGAAAACCTGGGCTGGCCCATCAATACGCCCGACGATGACGTGTTTTTTGTAACCTCCGCCTCGGGGCGGCACGGCTACTACAGCAGCGACCGGCCGGGCGGCCTCGGCGCTAAGGACATCTACCGCATCACCTTCCTCGGCCCCGAAAAGCCGCCCGTGCTCAGCCAGGAAGACCAGCTGCTGGCCTCGCGCCTGGCGCCGGTGAAGCAAACCGTGCTGGCGCCCGCCGTGGCCGTGGCCACCGCCCAGGTCACCATCCTGAAAGGCACCGTGACCGACGCCGCCAGCCAGCAGCCGCTCGATGCCGCCATCGACCTCATCGACAACGCCAGCGGGCAGACCATTGCCACCTTCCGCAGCAACGCTACTTCGGGCCGCTACCTCGTGAGTTTGCCCTCGGGCACCAACTACGGCATCGTGGTGCGGCAGGAGGGCTACCTGTTTCACTCCGAAAACTTCGACCTGCCGGCCGGCGCCGCTTATGCCGAAGTAGTCAAGGATATTCCGCTCAAAAAGCTGGAAGTGGGCACCACCATCGTGCTGCGCAACATTTTCTTCGACACCGGCAAGGCCACCCTGCGCCCCGAAAGCACCGCCGAGCTGGAGCGCCTGCAAAAGCTCCTCACCGAAACGCCCGCCCTCAAGCTAGAAATGGCCGGCCACACCGACGACGTAGGCGAGGCGGCCATGAACCAGGACCTGAGCCAGCGCCGCGCCCAGGCCGTCGTCACCTACCTCACGCAGCACGGCATCGCCGGCGCCCGCCTCACGGCCATGGGCTACGGCGAAACCCGCCCCGAGGTGCCCAACACCAGCAAAGGCAACCGCCAGCTCAACCGCCGCACCGAGTTCAAGGTGACCGCGAAGTAG